CCCCATGCCCTGTTGCCCCCCTACTGCTTATAGTTTTAAACCGAGTGTGTTGTTTCCTTCCACAACTAGAATTCTTCGCCCAGACCTCATGCAGAAAACAGTGGAGCCATGTGGCCATCTCATAATGGAATAAACATGAATGTTTCCAGGAGTATCTCGGGAAGTCAGTCTGACGGTGAAGCATTGGTAAGAAAACAAGAGCTGTGCGGAAAGAGTGCCAGTCTTCGGATTCATGTGAAACAGATAAAGCTTCATCCAGCTTTAACTCAGTTTCTCTTTGGAAACCCCGCACCACCAGTAGCACTGCTGTTCCATCGGAAGAGCAGAAATTGAATCCCAATATATCccagtccctccccacccctcctgacACGTGTCTGCCTCCTTGTGGCAGTTGAGAGAATTGATTATCATCGATTCCCCCCTGCGGGATCACGGCCAGCTCACTGGCCGCGCAAGTCCCTTTAGATCTCTCTGGAGTCCTAACACGCTTTACTCCCCACCAACACACCCAAGCACTCCACCCagataacataatataaatatgagCAAACGGGCCTCTTTGGCTTACAGCCTGGGCAGCACCGCTGCTTTGCCCTGGGCGCGCAGGTGGTCAGTCTCCGCCTACAGTCCAGCTAAGAGCCCAGTGTCGGATCGCTGATGTGCGCAGGCTCCGTTGGTTTTCAAAGCTAGATGTTTGGGGGCTCATCTCTCAGAGGCAGGCCTTAAAACTTAGGGTGCTGACGTGGGGTTGGAACCCTTCTCTCCTCAAGGAGAAGCTCCAGATTTCGAGTTCCCTGCCGGTGGCTGGTCGCTGCCCTGGGGGTAAGGTTTATGCCAAGATTGtgtccccacccctctcctcttTGAGgtgattttcttctcatttgcgCAATGCACAGTCATGTTCAGTTAGCCTTCAGGTTGTTTTCAGAGGAGTTTCTTTTCCTACGCAGCCCGTGGACTTGGTACGTCTGTGGGAGGAAGCCAAGGCAGGATCTTCCTATGTCGCCATCTTGAACCATCAAAAGGTATgtgccttttctattttcttcaatgactttgtaatttttctattaatttctttaacCTCAGGAGTGTATGTCTATGATTGGTTATGGACATATTTCAACCTTTTCCCATATGAATAGACACAATTCATTGAGTAGTTCATACCTTTTCAAGTTGATTTGAATAGCCATCTCTTTCATATACTCAATTCCGAAGTCAAAAGAGATAACTTGGCTAGAGACGCAAAGGCGGCAGAAATCGACATTTACATGACATCTGGGGCTTGCAAGTAAAATCAGTCTCCAGGGGGCTAATATATAGAATCACCAGAGGTCAAGAAGGGCACTGAAGAGACAGTTGAAGGAAGACAGGCAGAGATGTGATGTCGGCTGCATCTAAGGCCCTCCGAGGAGCCATATTCCTACCCTAGGAGAGTATAAAAGCCTCATCAGGGCACAGGATCTCACCTCCAGATTTGTCTCAGGTCACCCCTGCTGGTTCCTACAGTTCCACTTTCCCCCTCGCTATTCCTGGGTCTCTGGACAGCATTAAACTCCTTTCTAGCACCATGTGTGGGAGGAGACCTTGGTTCTTACAACGAGGGGGCACTGACATGTCACAAGCTGAAAGTCATAGAGTGCTGGAACCACTTTTCACAAATGCACAGCTGTCCTTCCCCAAATGCCAATAGCCTCTCCTGCCTTGAAAACCCTTGAAAGAATGTTCAATAAGGAAGCAAATGCACATCTACTGAAGAAATGATGAAGACCTAAGCCAGGGCAGCGGCTAAGGATCCAGAGGAGGGGGTGGGTATAAGGAATATTTATGAAGTAAGACCAGCGAGACAAGGTCTTGGTTGGCTGACCCAGGGTAGGCAAGAGGGAGGAGGCGAGGAGGATTCCAAACACTGTAGTTCGGGCCACTGAGTGGCTGAATATCTCATCCATCAAGGTAAGAATAGAGAAGCGGATCTGGCTAGGTAGGAAATGATCAGTTCAGTTTGGAACATGGTGAATTTGAGGTCCCTGTGGGGACGCCCAGCCAGCCAGGAGTCTCTGGACATGTATGAAACATATGGAGAAAAATCCCACACGAGAGACTGAGCGGGAACAGCCAGCTTTAGGGACCAGTGGCGCTCAGGGACTAGTAGGATCTGTGGGTAACAACCCGTCAGCACACACGGACCACTGGTCATTCTAGGTCAGTCATGCCTCCCCCACTGAAGCTTGCCTATGGCTTTGAGGATCCTCTGGATGGATAGTCTATGGCTGATAGTCCCGGCTGCCCCAGGAACAGCATGCCCTTCCTGATGTGAGCTGGACCAAGTCTTGGCAAGTGCAAGTTTAATAACTCTAGAACCTTCATAGTGCCATCTCTCCTGGGGAAAACAGCAGGGGGAGGAAAGATAATAAAATCAACTAATCATCAAGTTACATCCCATGTGGTTGGGTGGTTGGGGAGAGGCATTTAAACACAAACCCTTCTCACTTATCTCTACCTGGGAGATACATATGATGCAGATTACAGTTTTTGTCAATGTCTCATAAAGTCCTCAGCAAACCTAGCTTCACGCTCCCCCTGCCTACACATGGCTGCATGAACTCCTCCTGCAACCGAACCCTGGGCCTGCCACTAATCCCTTCACAGCGGCTTTGCCGACCTCCCATTCTCGTTCTTCACCCTTCCTGGGATGTGTCAGCAATGCCGAGTCCAAGGAGAAAGGCTTCTCAGAACATGGCTCCCAGCAGAGATGGACAGGCCTGTAGCCAGCTGTCAGGCCATGATTTGAGATTAGAAACGCGTCCGACTCTGAGTTCCTAAGAAATCTACTCAGCAGTATTCAGGAGGataatttctttgttcatttcctttgtttctttcacGTGTTCTTCtgactggggggaggggtctcCTTTCTGCCGGCTTTGAACACCCTGATGCTTCCCTCTACCTGTCCCTTGTTCATTAGCCCCCCAGTCTTACATGAAGGAGTTGATACTGGATTCTAAGACCCATCTTCTCTCTCCCGTTGCCATTACTGTTCTCTCCCCAACCTCAAATCAGACCGGACCTCCAGGATGTAAGACAGGTCTTTGCTGGACCTTCAATTCAAAGAGGGATTTCCCAAGGGAGTGGCACGTCCATCAAATGGGGAAGATTGGACAATTTCTTGCATTCacagtttgtatttattttaaaatatctttgcttAGTTTTTCAAAATGCATCTCTCTCGGCACCTGCATCAAATTCTCCTGGAGCACCCATTAAAACCACAAATTTCTGTGTTTCTCCCCAAACCATTCAATCATATCTCTGAGGCTGGGACTTAAAAATCTCCAGGCTGAACAAATACTTATGCTGTTTCTTACATACCCAAGACTTGAAAACCATGACTAGAGGCTGAGAGTTTGGATGATAAAAAAATCATCCAGTCTTACTTAACTCAGCCTCAAAATTTTCTGAGTAGTGCGATGcctggtgtttttcttttcttttctttctttttaaccaaCAGATGCATTTCTTTGAATACAATCTCAGTCAGATACTCAACACATGCAGTAGACTGGATCGCTGGTGGGGGCCATGGCTGGAGTTGGGAAGGGGTAAGGGCTGGCGTTCACCCTCAGATTCTCACATGTTCAGCAAACTTTCTCTCCTCGAAGTCCCAAAAAGCACAGATTTGGGGATTTGACAGCGTGGCTTGAATGAAACACTCATTTTGCTGAGCAACAGGGACTTTGAACAAGTCATTAAACTCAGCGTTCCTTCGATGCCTGTACAGGGAGCAGTCACCCCTAACACACAGTTTTTGCAAgtgtggtcatgacctgagggcaTTCCCTTTGTTGACTGATGTTGAGGCCCATCAGAGGAAAGGGCTGGGAGTGGCATTAATTAATTACTATTTAATAAGATTTCTGCCCATTTAAAGATGGAGGTATTCACTACAAAATTCTGTCTCCATAATCCACAGCCCTTCATGTCCTTTTTGATAAATTAATGGAAGGACTATTAGTGCTGTAGGCTAAACCTAATGGCTTGTAATTGACTGTGAAATGGGATTTTGCTAATGAGGAACTAGGAgagtaaaattttcattaagaaataCTAATCAACAGAGTCCAAGAAGttttttcttgaaaacaaaacacacacaaaaaatcttgTTTCAAAGTGTTAGTGTTTGCTAGGAGAGTAGGTCACCCAGGTCGGGGACAGTGACGTGACCACCCCATGAACGATTATTTCTAATGTGTATTACTGCTATTTCTGGGTCTCTAGCTCCCTGGGTACCAGGACTGAGAGGAGACACTGAGAGGAGACAGCTGGGTTGGCCTTTGCTGTCCGTGAGTGGCCACTTTCTTCCTTGGGAAAGTGAGAGGGAAACAACACAACCCAAGTCGTGGTCGTCTTTTCAGATCCTGTCTTGGTTTATTTACTTAGTGATTCAATCtgagtattttcttcctttgtaagaTTATCCAGAGAGAGGTGGATGGTTTCTTgtatactttctgctcaattCATTTTCTGTTACATTTTAAACACCACATGTGCATCTTTGCTAATAATATCAAGATATACAAACACAGTAGTTTCCCCTCAAGGATTCTACACAGATCAAGCAATCATTTTTTTCCACaactttaattttgaaaagtgatACAGCATCTTATTtagcaacccccccaccccgcaaaaaTCACATGACATCATTGACCTCCATCATAAGGAACACTTGGTTTAAAAATACTTACtcgaggggcgcctaggtggctcagtgggttaaagcctctgccttcggctcagatcatgatctcagggtcctgggattgagccccacatcgggctctctgctcagcagggagcctgcttcctttcctctctctctgcctgcctttctgcctacttgagatctctgtctgtcaaataataagtaaataaaatcttttttaaaaaatatatatatatacacttacttGAGATTTTCTCGGGTTTGGTTTCTTGAGAGCAGATGCATGAGCCCAGTATGGTAGcatctcaaaatatatttaataaactaaatgaaaaggaaataatgagTAGATGATGGAGCAACGTAAAGATCTCTGAAAGATGACAAAGTGTGAGGAGCAGGGGACTTCTGAGCTCAGAATTGAATGTGCTGTTCTGCTGTAGAGATCAGTCCTTATCCGAAGCCACTTGGGGCGGAGTGGCTGAAATTTGACAGCACGCTGGTGGCAGGCAAGAGCTTGGAAGTGGACAACCATGGGTCTGTGAGGAAGCTCCCACCGCACTCTGAGACAAAGGACATTAGCACCATCTCAGGGGGGCCCTGGAATCTCATCCTTGAGATTGGGGACATGGAGACCCCTCAGGGACCCTCCCTGAGTGAATCATCCCAGTCCCAAGTAGTAGGGCCAATAATGTATGAGGAGTTTGAGCTATCCCTAACAGGAGCGTTTGTGTCACGGTTTCAAAAATATGATCCCCTGAATTTGATGTGTGACTCCAATGGTTGCCCATAAACCTCCTGCAGATGGATCCACTCTGTAGAACTAACTTAACAACAAAGTTGGTGAGAAATGTAAGTAGGAGGTATATTTtactctgtatttatttttttcaactttcctaTAATAAGTGCTATTGGGAGGGGTAATCTTCCATCACGGGTGTCTGGAGCCCCTGCGTGTCTTACTGGGCGTGCCAAGAATGCGAAGCTCCGACTGCTCTTTATCCAGATCATTGCTCAGAATTGAGTTTGCAGTAAACTGCTTTGAGGTATAGGGTCATGTCTCACCAGGACAAAGAATAGGCATGTTTACTGTTTGCCATAAAAGCAAAGGATTCCCCCAGTCAGTTCACTGTTCCTGAGCTGCAAAGCAAATCCGTTGTGTTGGGGCTGATTCCAcgttaaaacctgttaaacccctagggccttcctgggcctgcttagccagagtgactccatgttgcctagatAGCCATCTAGATAGCCatctaatacatttttaaagtatggggtactggttttaaaatatacttatgtTGCCCAAAGCAGTACTTTCCAGAAAATTTGTCCAGTTGAAGACTCTAGAACTGCCTGTGAAACAGAAATCTCCTTCCAACTGGAgttcatatttgtgtgtgtgtcagggagGGGATGACATCCTTCCCTAGCCTCCTGACTGATCTAGTCTTCCGACTTCTTCAATTATATACATTGTATCTTCAGGGCTCAGTGCAGTTCTCTGTCCTGCTGGGAAACTTTCCCAACTGGCCTAGTCTGGACAAAATGCATGTTGTATGCCTCCATCCCAGCAGCCATCATTCTGTACTGTTGTGCTTTCTTCAAAGGAAATTATTTCTCTATGTCCATGTCCGTGACTGGCTCATAGTAGGTGCATAATATCAGTGGCTACACCAAACATCCAACACGTGTGCTGTGTGACCTCTGACCCGTCATTGCTCTCCTTTAAGCCTCAGCTTTCTCGTCAGTCAAGCCCACGATATGGTGAGATCGCTTACCTAAGTGTCTTAGGCATATTAGTAATAAGAACAGGATTAGTTAGCAAAGGACTGTCTGGATTATCAAAACCTGGTATACTTACTCCAGGGTTTCTTCTCCACCTTCTGTTCTGGGGCGTTTGCAGAGCCTACCATTCACCTGTAAAAACACAAGCcttcggggacgcctgggtggctcagtgggttaaagcctctgccttcggcttgggtcatgatctcagggtcctgggattgagtcccacatcgggctctctgctcagcagggatcctgcttcccttcctctctctctggctgcctctctgcctacttgtgatctctgtctgtcaaataaaataaatgaaatctttaaaaaacaaaaacaaacaaacaaacaaacaaatgaacacaagCTTCTGAAGGGAATCTCCTGAAGAACTGCGGAGTGGACCGTGAACTTCCAGTCTTGCTGTGTGCCACTGGATCCACCAGAGGGCAGCCTAACACCAATCTTGCGGAGTTTTGCCTTTCAGAGCCCTGAGAGTGAGCCCTGAGAGTGCCCTGTTTTCTAGAGAGCTCAGAAGCGGCTTAACTTTCCTCCCCCTACCCTGGCCGTTTGGATGAAAATCTCTATAAAATGTATTCCCCTAGCCATTATAAGTACATTGTTATCCTGATTTCCTGTGAGTTAGCCTCACCATTTCCTGTCACTGTAGGTATAAGCTTAATTTGAAACCAATGCCTCTTTTCAGCTATTCTGTAGAAGAATTTGTGTAAAGGAAGTAAGAACTAGCTATGTAGTCTATGCAttcatgttttagaaataaagtggaaaaatctattaaaaaataaaaataaagaggggcgcctgggtggctcagtgggttaagcctctgccttcggctcaggtcatgatctcagggtcctggaatggagccccacatcgggctctctgctctgcttcctcctctctctctctctgcctgcctctctgcctacttctgatctctgtctgtcaaataaataaaatcttttattaaataaataaaaaaaggaaaataaaaataaagtggattGTTTTCTCACTGGAAAACCAACAGAGACTTACTTCAGAAGATTTCAGTGGAAAAATCTAAAAAGTGGGAAGACCCCCAACCCCTTAGTCGCACCGCTTTTCTGTACTTATCAAGAGCTAGGGTATCGCAGGCTTTCTGTGTGGGCCTCAGAAGTGCAAAGGTGAAAACAGTGATGAGCTTGCTTCTAGGGTGTGGGCAGCCCTGTGGGGAAGCAGGGGATGATTATAACCAAGCATAATGAGCACTTTAACATGAATAGGCACCAGGTTCTTGGAGAGCATGCAGTAGAGGCCACTTTGGCTTGAGTGATTGGAAATGCTTTTTGGAAGAAGGAACAATGAAGTCGGATTTTGAGAAATCATGTATGGGGGAGGGTGTGGGTAGAGGGAACAAGAAATCAACAGACAGAAATATACCTCCTCTTTCTATATCTTTATGGACAGCACAATTCTGGCCTCCCCAATGGTTTGTCTTGTAAgcacccagaacagtgcctggtacacagtaggggCACAGTAGTGGTTAAGTATACGGATATGAACTTCAATGATTTTGCTGGGCTGCTGTTGCTCCTATAAATTTTTGTCCCAATGCTACTGGCCTCTCTCAGGTGTTCACGTGGCCTGGTCCTCCCTGCTCCCATCATCCACTCCATTCTCTTAGCCTTCAGAGTGCTTAGTCTTCCCTGATATCACGTTATTCCTATTGTCTGTGTCCCCCACAAGAAGGTAAGCTTAATAAGGGTAggggccttttattttatttattttgctcactGCTGTAGCTCTATGCCTATAATAGGTCTTAAAATACAGGAGATGCTTGATAAAtactattttgaaaaagaaaaaaggatgagtATGAGTCATCAACCTTAGTTTTACTTTGTGATTGA
This genomic interval from Mustela lutreola isolate mMusLut2 chromosome 9, mMusLut2.pri, whole genome shotgun sequence contains the following:
- the LOC131808402 gene encoding uncharacterized protein LOC131808402, which translates into the protein MGYDRVDNCFENSEFHSLAVALLSKDRNSRSGDIFLLWERQEQNEQSTWANEEKVRLQCEWMQVILTNSSPRPHAENSGAMWPSHNGINMNVSRSISGSQSDGEALLRELIIIDSPLRDHGQLTGRATWAAPLLCPGRAGGQSPPTVQLRAQCRIADVRRLRWFSKLDVWGLISQRQALKLRVLTWGWNPSLLKEKLQISSSLPVAGRCPGARGLGTSVGGSQGRIFLCRHLEPSKGKQWSEVAIMCQDIREFTGKLTNKIRKARNSVVLIQLTFSSSY